Proteins found in one Maridesulfovibrio sp. genomic segment:
- the fliF gene encoding flagellar basal-body MS-ring/collar protein FliF, which translates to MPNFIVEYLSKFQNFWSDRTVSQRIMIGGLAATVVISFILMVFWLNQTEYRVLYTKLYSEDASRVVSILQSTKEPYKIEDNGATILVPADKVYDLRLKIAGEGALHGQGIGYEIFDEVQIGQTDFIQRINYQRALQGELARTISEFPQVERARVHLVMPSKSLFIEEQIEPSASVVLKLREGEKLSDKQVKGVLNLVVMSVEGLKPAHVTITDMRGQVLYQPEDDGGLGLNITNSQLEYKSGLESKIEQRIQRLLMPIVGPDKVIAKVNADLDFRQRTIKKEAYDPDGQVARSEQTSEESTRGTANVDGGVPEANFRGDGFTGTATTQDSNRETRTTNYEINKEEQQIIVPVGELKRLSVAVIVDGTYEKNPDTGEMTYVPRSEEEMQRIRELVSSAVGYDEVRGDTVEVSNMSFGMQDLFGDEGLMRTMLEYAQRLGKPFLNGLLIFLFLILVVRPVVMALIKPRVAEEEIDEVAGLPEAGERLAIDDSDLDEEALDTARRLENAKAQALQLSEKNMDQAVQVLKSWLKQEAA; encoded by the coding sequence ATGCCAAATTTCATTGTTGAGTATCTGAGTAAATTTCAAAATTTCTGGTCTGACCGTACCGTCTCCCAGAGAATCATGATCGGTGGACTAGCGGCCACAGTCGTTATCTCATTCATCCTTATGGTTTTCTGGCTCAACCAGACTGAGTACCGTGTGCTCTACACAAAACTGTACTCAGAAGACGCTTCCCGCGTTGTTTCCATCCTGCAGTCCACCAAGGAACCTTACAAGATCGAAGACAACGGTGCCACCATTCTGGTACCCGCTGACAAGGTTTACGATCTGCGCCTGAAAATCGCCGGTGAAGGTGCCCTTCACGGACAGGGAATCGGTTATGAAATTTTTGATGAAGTTCAGATCGGACAGACTGACTTCATTCAGCGCATCAACTACCAGCGCGCCCTCCAGGGTGAATTGGCACGTACTATAAGCGAATTTCCGCAGGTTGAACGGGCCAGAGTGCATCTGGTAATGCCTTCCAAATCCCTCTTTATTGAAGAGCAGATTGAGCCTTCAGCTTCGGTAGTGCTTAAGCTCAGAGAAGGTGAAAAGCTTTCCGACAAGCAGGTCAAAGGTGTTCTTAACCTCGTTGTTATGTCTGTTGAAGGCTTGAAGCCCGCACACGTAACCATTACCGATATGCGCGGACAGGTTCTCTATCAGCCCGAAGATGACGGCGGACTGGGCCTGAACATCACCAACAGCCAGCTTGAATACAAGTCCGGCCTTGAGTCAAAAATCGAACAGCGCATCCAGCGACTGCTCATGCCCATCGTAGGCCCGGACAAAGTTATCGCCAAAGTTAATGCCGATCTTGATTTCAGACAGCGTACCATTAAAAAGGAAGCATACGATCCTGACGGACAGGTAGCACGCTCTGAACAGACCAGTGAGGAAAGCACCCGCGGTACTGCCAACGTTGACGGCGGTGTTCCCGAAGCCAACTTCAGGGGTGACGGATTCACAGGAACCGCTACTACTCAGGACTCAAACCGTGAAACCCGTACCACCAACTACGAAATCAACAAAGAAGAACAGCAGATTATCGTTCCGGTCGGTGAACTGAAGCGCCTCAGTGTTGCCGTTATCGTTGACGGAACATACGAGAAGAATCCTGACACAGGTGAAATGACATACGTTCCCCGCTCCGAAGAAGAAATGCAGCGTATCCGTGAACTGGTCAGCTCCGCAGTTGGATATGATGAAGTACGCGGAGATACCGTAGAAGTCTCAAACATGTCCTTCGGCATGCAGGATCTGTTTGGCGACGAAGGCCTCATGCGCACCATGCTTGAATACGCACAGCGCCTTGGTAAACCTTTTCTTAACGGCCTGCTTATCTTCCTCTTCCTGATCCTCGTTGTTCGCCCGGTTGTCATGGCCCTGATCAAGCCCCGTGTGGCTGAAGAGGAAATTGACGAAGTTGCAGGACTGCCCGAAGCAGGAGAAAGACTCGCAATTGATGACAGCGACCTTGACGAAGAGGCTCTTGATACGGCACGTAGACTGGAGAACGCCAAAGCTCAGGCTCTGCAACTTTCCGAGAAGAATATGGATCAGGCTGTGCAGGT